A single Nostoc sp. PCC 7107 DNA region contains:
- a CDS encoding DUF3119 family protein, which translates to MSTNETGFETVTSSFAPNSVATVELKPSYNIPVVLVIVAIPIVIVQPLVGGAIALFGLFLLFQTVTLRLQFTATDLDIYRSEKLIRRFPYREWQNWRIFWNRFPVLFYFKEINSIHFLPILFDPNTLKTCLEERCPRI; encoded by the coding sequence ATGTCTACTAACGAAACAGGATTTGAAACAGTGACCAGTTCATTTGCGCCTAATTCCGTAGCAACAGTGGAACTCAAACCTAGTTACAATATCCCTGTTGTGTTGGTGATTGTAGCGATTCCCATTGTGATTGTGCAACCTTTAGTTGGAGGAGCGATCGCACTTTTTGGTTTGTTTCTTTTGTTTCAAACTGTAACATTACGCTTGCAATTTACCGCCACCGACTTAGATATTTACAGAAGTGAAAAGTTAATTCGGCGTTTTCCCTACCGAGAATGGCAAAACTGGCGAATATTCTGGAATAGGTTTCCAGTTCTGTTTTATTTTAAAGAAATTAACAGTATTCACTTTTTACCAATTTTGTTCGACCCTAACACCCTCAAAACTTGTTTGGAAGAACGTTGTCCACGTATTTAG
- a CDS encoding MlaE family lipid ABC transporter permease subunit, protein MSQITSNSSLAAWSQRLLAAIFLGGQVIVHLLRGKIHWRNTLEQMAAVGPDSLFIALLTAIFVGAVFTIQVAREFINFGAGNLVGGVLAVALTRELSPVLTAVILAGRVGSAFAAEIGTMKVTEQIDALLILKTDPIDYLVIPRMIACCFMLPILTLLSLVTGMFGGLLIATHIYGLADTVFLDSARNLLDTWDICSALFKAVCFGLLIAVVGCSWGLTTTGGAKGVGQSTTTAVVTALLLIFISNFFLSWLMFQGAGSAFVQGF, encoded by the coding sequence TTGAGCCAGATCACATCTAATTCCAGTTTAGCAGCATGGAGTCAGCGCTTGCTGGCAGCGATTTTTCTGGGGGGACAAGTGATAGTTCACCTGCTGCGGGGCAAAATTCATTGGCGGAACACTTTAGAACAAATGGCCGCCGTAGGGCCAGACTCTTTGTTTATTGCTCTGTTAACGGCAATTTTTGTTGGTGCTGTGTTTACCATCCAAGTAGCGCGAGAGTTTATTAACTTTGGTGCGGGTAATCTCGTCGGTGGAGTGCTGGCGGTGGCGTTAACAAGAGAACTTTCACCTGTACTCACAGCAGTTATTTTAGCCGGGCGAGTGGGGTCTGCCTTTGCCGCAGAAATCGGGACGATGAAGGTTACAGAACAAATTGATGCGCTTTTAATCCTCAAAACAGATCCCATCGATTATCTAGTCATTCCCAGGATGATTGCTTGTTGCTTCATGCTGCCAATTTTAACTCTCCTGTCGTTAGTAACAGGGATGTTTGGCGGATTATTAATTGCCACTCATATATACGGACTAGCAGATACAGTATTTCTAGACTCCGCCCGCAACTTACTCGACACTTGGGATATTTGTAGTGCTTTGTTTAAAGCAGTGTGTTTTGGGTTGTTAATTGCTGTCGTTGGTTGCAGTTGGGGCTTGACAACCACAGGCGGCGCTAAAGGTGTAGGTCAATCAACCACAACCGCCGTAGTTACTGCTTTGCTGCTGATATTTATTAGCAATTTCTTTTTGTCGTGGTTGATGTTTCAAGGTGCGGGTAGTGCATTCGTCCAAGGGTTTTAA